The DNA window ACAGGGACACGGTGCAGCTTCCATCCCTGGGACAAAAGGGTGTGGCAGCCCTTGTCCTCCTTTCCAACCCTGCCTAGATGTGGAAAATCTCCTCAAATTCCACCCAGGCTTCCTGAGTCTCCCTGAGCACAGTCTGGCCAAAGTCTCCGCTGCCATCTGCTCTTTTCTGCAAGTTTCCATTAGTGGCAGCCCAAGGAAACCTCCTGGCTAAATCCTGCTGGGGGAGGATTTGGTACATTTTCCTGGCATGGCCTGCCTGTTTGTATTGTGGCCATCAAATGGGGCCAGGATTTTCAAGGAAGCAAAgtctgctgctttggaaagctgcccagtgtCCAGGAGGGGTTTTCTCTGCTTGCCAGGGAGATGCAcatgggtgctggggctggcagggactgtggacagcacccaggggctgctctcaggGCATCTGTGCCAGGGATCAcctccccagcctccctggCAGCACCACTTGCCCTGGCTGGCTCCAGACTGTTGATGCCGCACCTTTTATTCCTGGTTAAAAATTCACTGTAGGTGAGGCAAAGGGGTGCAGAAGTGTTTGCTCTCTCTGTGAGCACGCAGCCCAGCGTGGTCACGCCGTGGCAGTGGAGCAGGAAGGTGAAAAGGATGTGATTACTGTGCTCTGACATCCCCAGGCACGACAGAGGGCCAggccagaggaggaggaggagtcaCAGGTTTGCTCACAGTAGCAGCCTGCactcctccatcccagcacaggtattgcccccccagcagcctgcccctgggcactccaggAGCCCCTCGAGCTCCCAGGAAGGTTCCCAGCTGCTCACCCTGCTGAAAACCTAAAGGCTgatgcagagctctgcctgcatcCTGGGGTGTTCCCTCTGGTGAGGGGgagccagcagcaccctcaggggccacagccagagcctgctcctgcagctctccctgtgtgacactgcagggcactGGCAGGGGATTTACAgcccaagtccttctcctctGCTTGGTTTTGTGCcattccttcttcttcatccctgcctgcccacccaCACCCAGTTCTTTACCCTCCCACTGGGACCAGGCCAAAGCTCAGGAGAgcccctgtgctggctccagggagcagctgagccagcTCTGGGCCGTGTGGAAACGAGCTGTGCTTACTGGGTCACTTTCAATATCCCATCTTAAATCACATCTTCCAGCACTTCATCCCTTTTGGCTCCTGTTTATTGACTTCCCAGCAAACGCTTTCAATCtgtctggctgtgctgcccggctgtgctgctctgggccctggtgtccctgagccatcctgtcctgctgtgtccctgcatcccaggagcCCTCCACACCCTGATGGCTGCATCCCCTTCCCTCATGGACTGGCTCAGGTGtacccagggctgccctcaccATTCCCACCCCTACCAGctcctttcctgctgtttcccaCGTGTGCTGTGCCTCTCTGGGAGCAGCCTTTGTGCGCTCTCCATCCCTTTTCTGGGCCATGAAGGATGGCACAAGCTGTGCAGCCCCGTTTCTGGTGGCACAGGCACACTCAGCCTTGTGTTGAGAAGCACCAGGAGGTGAcaatcctgctcctcctgcagcctggggacacccaggctGGCACCCATCACCCACACTGCCCTCAGAATAGTTTGACCAGGAAACCTGGGAGCCAGCAAGTGAAATGGCCCAGGACAAATTCACAGGGCTTGGGGGATTTCCAAGCAAAGCTGCATCCACTTTGTTCTCTATTTTCATCTGTACCCTGGAGAGCTTGTCTGTAATCATCAGGGCCCTGTAACTTTTTTATCCCACTAGCAAGtccaagctgaaaaaaaaataaaatatttgacatCCCTGAGGGGAAGGATGTTTTCCAAGCCTCAAGTAAAGGAGCACTTTAAGCTCACATAGGCCtcccaaaaataaatacaaaaatgcaTCAAGGATCAGAGGCCAGAGCTGCCTTCCCTGCTTGAGCAAAGTGCCactctgctgtgtctgtgccctgctccccacagtgACCcatgagcacagggacagccccagcccctcagcacacacagatAATCCCATATAGACCCCAAAGCCTTCCTACAGCCTTCAGGTTCCTGCTCTCAACACCTACCCTGGGACACTTTGTGTCCCTCCACCTACCTGAGGGTGGGGACATTGCCCACCCAGAGCCcgagcagccaggctgtgccctgtgccacagcaggaTGCTGTGATATTTGCAGGCTTCCCAGCACTCCatggggcagcagagctgaattTGGTCTATTTTTGATTTCATTGCATTCCTTCAGCAACACTCtcatggggaaaagaaaatgtaaggattaaaaataaaaaaaaaaaaaaaaaaaaaaaaaagaaagagaaaggaatcaAGGGGAAAGCCAGCCCATGGTGGGATCCTGCTGGCATGGCCACAGGCTAGCAGAGAGGCTGGCTTATTAAGCTCGTTAATTAATGATGGGAAGTAAGCGTTGAGAGGGGAGATGGATTGGTGCCGAGGgcgctgctggcagctctgctgggcccgGAGGAGCGatgggcacccccagctccgCACCGCTGCTGCTGCACGGGACAAACTCGGCAAATTGGGGCAGCGAGGGCCGAGCTGCGGGTCAGGGGAGGAGCCGAGAGCGCCACCGCTCTGATTTACGCCGCAGCCTTGTCCCCAAAGCATGCCGGGGTCAGGGCTCCATGGAAACCGCACCAAAACACGAACACACTGAGCCGGGAGCTGCTCTCAGAGCCCTCCGTGCCTGGGAAAGGGCTCCGTGCCCTGGGATCGCTGCCAGAAGGGAAAAGCCGCTGCTCCCGCGGGCCCCGTCCCgcagctgtgccccctgcatgtcccagctgtgctgtgcccgctGCATTCCCAAAGCTGTGCTTCCCCGTGCCCCTGCATGTCCCAGCTGTGCCGCTGCATGTCCCAGCTTGGGGAGCCgctgctgcattccccagctgtggctgctccccttccctgcatgtcccagctgtgcccgctgcattccccagctgtgctgtgcccgctGCATTCCCCAAGCTGTGCCCGCTGCATGTCctagctgtgctgtgcccgagGCTGCCAACCAACCCTTCTGCAGGGCACGGAGCGGctccggggctggggctggctccaTCGCGGGCACCGGGGCTCTGCTTTCCCCGGCGGATGGGCCAGGGGCATCCCCAGGGGGCACGGCCAGCAGGGAGCCCCACGGGGCTCTGCAGGAACGTGACAGAAGGGACGGGCCCAGCAGCAGTTCCCAGAGCCGGGGTTTGGcttggcagccccagctccgAGGGGAATGTCTAAAAGCaggcctggcagcagggctgcgatctggctggggacagggcagtccccaggggctgggcaatGCCCACACTgcattcctgccctgctgagctttccccagggcagccccactCAGGcactgtgcctgctctgcaagCCCGGGCTGGGGGGAGCAATGGCATCTGCTCTGTAACTTCTCTCCACGGGTTTCCCACTCCCCAAAGCTGGGGAGGACCCATCCCACCGCACCCCATCCTgtctgcagggccagcacagcttcCTACCAGGCTGTTGTGCTCAGAGCACAGGAACAGCTCCTCGGGAGGAGCTcgggctctgctggagctgctcaggccAGTCCCAGGAGgagccagctgggatggggcagcagggatgccTAAAGCTGTTCATGGGGCCCGAGGGATGCTGTGTGGTGTGCGCAGCCTCCCCCACCTCCCCCCGGAGCCGAGCTGCACAGCACATCTCTCAAAACCTTTATTGTCAGCAAATAACAAAagtcagccctgcagcagcgcagggaggctgaggagagcgggtgctggcagccagggctcgctgccccggcctcccctgctctcctgggcagcagcagggctgggcgTGCACGGGGATGGGTGAGAGGGGGCACGTGTCATTCTCCAAAGCAAGGAGCACATTTACACTGCTTataaataaacaacaacaatGAGAAACCTcgggctctgggagcagggggggtcctgctgcccaggccagCAGCCCAATGCGCTCTGTCCTCCAAaggtggggagaggagagaagccccaggtgcccccagcacagggagatcAGGCTGGGGACACCAACCTaaagcagcctgcagagcaggctggggcaCCTGCCTGGGTGCCCCTCAGGGATTCAAAGACAGGGATGTAGGGAGCTGCCAGACCCAAGAGTGGgacccagggacagggagagccaGGGCATGGAGCCTGGGGAGGGCCAGGAgaagggcagtgctgccaggtGTCACACATCTCCAGCAGCTGGTGAGGAAGAGGGCTGGGCACCCTCACCCCAAGCActgaggcacagcctggagcaccCTCCCGTGGTGAGACTCCTGCCACCACCTTCCCCCATCCTCGGCCCTTTGGGTGCCACCCGCCATCCCCTGCCCacggggacacccccagagctgccctgctgcctcccacactgtaggggctgtgggagggctggggagggcagagcgCATTGGGATCCACCAGAGACACCTTCTACCTTAGCCTTAAAACACTGAAGCTTATATTAGAGACATGATAATaaccagggcagggctgccctgccaggggtAGGGACAGCAGAGAGGGCATAGCTCCGTGGGCAGCCTGGagaggctctgggagcagcaggttAGTACAGGAGGAGCACAGAGcgtgcagcagggcagggatgctgcctAGGGCTGGTTCTTCGCCTCAGGGTCTTTGTCGTAGATGTAGCTCCCCACAGCTCCGGTGTTGACACCTGCACGGGGTGAGAAACAGCACggtgagcacagggcaggaaggTGGCAGGTGTAGGAGAGTGCTCTTTGTTGATGGAGTGACAAAACTGTCTTTTGTCCCcttaaaaggaaagaagcccagaagtttctctccttgATTAAGTGAAAAGACACTTCATAGGACTtgggggacttcacctcaaacttaaggacaGCAAAttggacagaagccaaaaagCCCCACCTGGGCAATTAACCAGAAAAGGACATGAACAAAGAAACTAAAGGCTTTTGTAAAGAGCtttaccaggagcaagaacGTCTAGCACCTGGCtaggtttttctgtttgttattttagcttttattaaacccttttgtttccaacactgcaacagaagccatcctgctgatttttatgCCTCCAAGGGTAGCTGAGCTACCTTGGGTGTGTTATAGACCTCTGAGAGTTTATTAGACCTGGCTTGAAGAGGTTACTATAACAGGCATGCTCCAGGGAGCTGTCCCCTCTGGCTGGTGGCACGAGCATCAATAGGGGCACGTGTCCCTGGTCTGGGtccccccctgtgtccccaggctctcaCTCACCCTTTGGCCCAAAGAGGATCCCATAGCAGGGCTTGTGGCAGTAGGGCTGTCCATCGTGCTGTGGGGGCAGAGAGAAACATCTGtcacctgggctgggggctggggaaaTCCAGTGCCCAGGGCGTGCCCACCTCTCATGCCCCTCTCCTGCAGACACCCCGACAaccccagcactgtcccaggctgaggggctgctcctgccagccctgccctcctgcaaaGGCCATCAGGGTGGCCTGGGACATCTCAGCCATGCCTTGTTGGCATCCCCAGGAGTGCAGGCCACGTTCTGAGGCTGGCACCCCCTTACCTCGGCGTGTCCCCCCGGGGTCAGCGTCTTGCTGCAGCGCTCGCAGCGTAGGCAGGGACGGTGCCAGTCCTTCCCCAGGGAAGTCACCTTCTCAGCTGGAGTGGGACAAGGAGAgagggtcacagcagccccCTGCAACATGCTGAGGGGGAGCATTCCCCACGGGGATATCACAAAATCCCAGGAGAGCCCTCAGGATCTCCAGCCTCCCacatccctcccatccctctgGTGCCTCACAGGTGACAGGGGATGGCTGAGCACAGCTATTACCACATgggaggtgacacagcaggggctgcaaTGCACATAAAGCCCTGCACCAGGAGTATATCCAAGAGGATCCATCCCTGAAGGCTCCTCAGGCACATCCCTCTGTACCCACAAACCCCTCTCTGATCCAAACCCCGCTCCCAGTCTCTCTCCATGCCCCAGAGTTtctgcacagagcccagccccatgGGGCCATGATACCCTGCAAGGCCATGATACCCTGCAGGGCCATGCCATCCTGTGGGGCCATGCCACCCTGCGGGGCCATGCCATCCTGTGGGGCCATGCCACCCTGTGGGGCCATGCCATTCTGTGGGGCCATGCCACCCCAGACACTGCCCTCTTGCCACCTTACCAAAGTAGACCCTCTGGCCGCAGCGTGGGCACATGTTGGGCTCCCCGGTGAAGGTGGTGACACTGGAGGCTGGAAGAGAAGAGGACATGTGTCTGGGAAGTGGGGGGACATCTCAGCCAGGACACAGCGGGGTGGGGTGGACCCCACACACAAACCCTGCACTCACACCGTCACCAAGCACGGCGGCTCTGCGCTGGCTGCCCCATGGCAAAGGGCCAGgctgcctgtcctgccctgcccctcaccTTTGCTGGGTCCCTTGGGAGGTGCAGCGTTCACCTTCCTCTCCTCCACCTTCACGGGGTGCTCGATGGGCCCCGGGGCAGTCTGCCCCTCGATCTGCGGCTTGTCGTAGATGTAGGAGCCGGCCCCGCCGATGTTCACCCCTGCAGAGGGGCACAGAGAGCCTGCAGTGGTGGCCTGGGAGCCCTCGGGGTCTCCAttgtccccccagccccctgtccctcctccccCAACCCCGCTGGGCATGGGGCCAGTGCTGCTCTTCAGCCCCAGCTTGCTTTCTCCTGACCCAGGAGATAGGAGACTAACTCCACCTTCTGTTTGAATgggaatttgtttttttaaatattaaaaaaaaaaaaaaggcagctctcAGAATAgattcctccctccctccctccttccttccctccagcatctcttctctccctctgcacAAGCAGACAGCTGGCCTGGGACTGCAGTTTGCTGGCTCAATGCTCAGCCCTGGCTAGGCTGGCTTCTGGGATGTTGCTGGGGCCACCAGTGGGGATGAGGGGACCtggcccctcctgcagccccgaGCCCAGCACCCAGGCaggggggacacacagggacataCCTTTGGGGCCGAACAACGTGGCATAACAGGGCTTGTGGCAGAAGGGCTTCCCATCGTGCTGGGGAGAGAGGGCAGTGTTAGGAGCAATGACCACGGTTCCCTTCATCCTCTGCTGTTCAGAGACCACCATAGCCatgccagcaccccaaaatgcACCCAGTTCTGGGTGTGCAGCACCAGCCTAACCCGGCCTGAGCACTCGGGGGTTTCGCCTGCATCGAGCACTCAGGGGTTTTGCCTGCATCAAGCACTCGGGGGTTTCACCTGCATCGAGCACTCGGGGGTTTTGCCTGCATCAAGCACTCAGGGGTTTTGCCTGCATCAAACCCTCGGGGATTTCACCTGCATCGAGCACTCGGGGGTTTCACCTGCATCGAGCACTCAGAGGTTTCACCTGCATGGAGCACTCGGGGGTTTCGCCTGCATCGAGCACTCGGGGGTTTTGCCTGCATCAAGCACTCGGGGGTTTTGCCTGCATCAAGCACTCGGGGGTTTCACCTGCATCAAGCACTCGGGGGTTTCACCTGCATCAAGCACTCGGGGGTTTTGCCTGCCTCAAGCACTCGGGCTGCTGTGCACAGGTCatgccctggggctggagcaccagtgGCCATGGCAGCTCAGCCATGGGCACCTCcactccccagcccagccacgtGGCACTGGAGCCAGCGAGGCATGGCCCCAGCCCCTGAGCatgctgtgcacagccaggccactctcctgctcagagcacCGTGGGAGCCCAGCTTCGCCCTCCCCTCGCCTTGGCCCAAGATCAGAGGCCCTGCACGGGCTCtggtcccagcccagctgctaTCGACCCCGCTATCGTCTGGGGTGATTATCACAGGAAGGCAGGAGGCAGGCGATAAGCCCCACGACTCCCCGTTTCTCATGGGCCAGCTGGAACCCAGtccaagagaaaagaaagagtgTTTGTGCATGGAGCAgggggccagcagggctgccacACACACTGCCCTGGGTGGAAAACCCACTGGGAGCCCGTGCTTGGGCAGGATCCCACCCCATGGCCTGCTCAGCCCcactcagccctgctcctgccctccatccctctgctgcaAGGCAAGGGGTGCTGCCCAcgcagggcagggtggcagctgagcagaggggccgtgccaaaggcagaggtaaggctgagggagggagaaggCTCTGGGCTGGCCAAAGGCAGCTGAAGAATATTGCAAGGCATAAATATGAACGTGCTCTGGCAGCGTTGCCATGCCAGAGGGGAGGGTAAACATTTAACTGGTCTCCCCGCGACACCTTTCCACCCCAGCCTCCTcgaaaggagggagaaaaagcagGGAAGGGCCAAATCTGCCTTCAGCAGAGTCAGTGGGGCTTGGCTGCCATCCCCTATGGGAACAGAATCCAACCTTATATGGAGAAGCAGCAAATCTTCTGGGCTTGACCCGGCCTGGAGCACAGATCCACCTCGCTGGCAGGACAGGCCCCGCTTCCCCACGGGCTGGGGGCCACCAGCAcggctgtccctgctggtgcccagctgtgctgcctgccagggcccAGCTAAGGAGCTGGTGACACTGAGGAATGGCAGGTGCTGTGCAAAGCCGGGGTGTCACgcagggacactgcacagcAGACACACAGTGGCTCCTAAGCCcgagcagctgcaggcagcagcgtGGCGCCTCACACTCCCCAGTGCAGGGCAGTGGCATCGCtctccagcacagagagcagcagtgccgAGCTCTCGTTGCCATGGAAACCCAGGCATTCCCGTTTTCGGTGTTTTTAACCACAGGTCAGTGCaggctcccagcacacacagccccaaagCTGTGCAATGCCCAAACAAGTCTGCCCAGTGCACGGAGCTTCAAGGGCTTACTGGGACATGCcaagccccagcacagctgcctgggaGCCCAGGGTGACAGCGCAGTGTCACCGC is part of the Zonotrichia leucophrys gambelii isolate GWCS_2022_RI chromosome 8, RI_Zleu_2.0, whole genome shotgun sequence genome and encodes:
- the LOC135450891 gene encoding cysteine-rich protein 2, which translates into the protein MASKCPKCDKTVYFAEKVSSLGKDWHKFCLKCERCNKTLTPGGHAEHDGKPFCHKPCYATLFGPKGVNIGGAGSYIYDKPQIEGQTAPGPIEHPVKVEERKVNAAPPKGPSKASSVTTFTGEPNMCPRCGQRVYFAEKVTSLGKDWHRPCLRCERCSKTLTPGGHAEHDGQPYCHKPCYGILFGPKGVNTGAVGSYIYDKDPEAKNQP